Proteins encoded within one genomic window of Gracilimonas sp.:
- a CDS encoding DUF3820 family protein, producing the protein MHDPNFLIKLVQTKMPFGQYKDRYITGLPVHYLEWFSRQGWPNGQLGQYLATMFEIKTNGLDDILKPIIRKHRNSRY; encoded by the coding sequence ATGCACGATCCTAATTTTCTTATAAAGCTGGTTCAAACCAAAATGCCTTTTGGTCAATACAAGGATCGGTATATCACCGGGTTGCCGGTGCATTATCTGGAATGGTTTTCGAGGCAGGGTTGGCCAAATGGACAGCTCGGGCAATATTTAGCGACCATGTTTGAGATAAAAACCAACGGATTGGATGATATTTTGAAACCCATTATTCGGAAGCATAGAAATTCGCGGTATTGA
- the dtd gene encoding D-aminoacyl-tRNA deacylase: MKAVIQRVRSSSVMVDNEITGAIDQGLLVLLGIHENDSDEQLEWMCNKISKLRIFEDEEGKMNKSVQDVSGGILVVSQFTLYANSDKGTRPSFIEAARPEKAEPMYEDMIEWFKNNTNLDIQSGEFGAMMSVKLENDGPVTIILEK, translated from the coding sequence ATGAAAGCAGTTATTCAGCGCGTGAGATCATCTTCGGTTATGGTAGATAATGAAATAACAGGAGCGATTGATCAAGGACTTTTAGTTTTATTGGGGATCCATGAAAATGACTCTGATGAGCAATTGGAATGGATGTGCAATAAAATTTCCAAACTCCGCATCTTTGAAGATGAAGAGGGTAAAATGAATAAATCGGTTCAGGATGTGAGCGGAGGCATTTTAGTGGTATCCCAATTTACCTTATATGCTAATTCAGATAAAGGAACCCGCCCCAGTTTTATAGAAGCAGCACGGCCGGAAAAAGCCGAACCGATGTATGAAGACATGATTGAATGGTTTAAAAATAATACGAATTTAGATATACAGTCCGGTGAATTTGGTGCTATGATGAGTGTAAAACTGGAAAATGACGGACCGGTAACCATCATCCTGGAGAAGTAA
- a CDS encoding CPBP family intramembrane glutamic endopeptidase, with the protein MENETRPEQTNNELSGLTTGRLLIMSVVSANIYVFFSFLIIRYWHEGGLNEIFESTFLDWEQVGIGLAAGCGAAGLIFIVINLPPVSKVLSDFTIFEALSKANFSFFDNTQVSLFAGAGEELLFRGAIQPLLGNTLTSFIFIAIHGYFKFKSPGHILFGLMMFGLSFMLGFLFEYIGLISAMIAHSVYDLIMLQVIQRKEAISN; encoded by the coding sequence ATGGAAAATGAAACCCGGCCTGAACAAACAAATAATGAACTGTCCGGACTGACCACCGGAAGGCTGCTTATAATGTCGGTGGTTTCAGCTAATATCTACGTATTCTTTTCATTTCTGATTATCCGGTACTGGCATGAAGGCGGATTGAATGAAATTTTTGAAAGTACGTTTCTTGATTGGGAACAAGTGGGTATTGGGTTGGCGGCCGGCTGTGGAGCCGCGGGATTAATTTTTATTGTCATCAACCTGCCACCCGTATCTAAAGTATTGTCCGATTTCACCATTTTTGAGGCTTTATCAAAAGCTAACTTTTCTTTTTTTGATAATACTCAGGTTTCATTGTTTGCAGGAGCCGGAGAGGAATTATTATTTCGCGGAGCTATCCAGCCTTTGCTCGGGAATACGCTAACATCCTTCATCTTTATTGCCATTCACGGATATTTCAAATTCAAATCACCCGGACATATTCTTTTTGGATTAATGATGTTTGGACTCAGTTTTATGCTGGGATTTCTTTTTGAGTATATTGGTTTGATCTCTGCCATGATTGCCCATTCGGTTTATGATCTGATAATGCTTCAGGTTATTCAGAGAAAAGAAGCAATTTCTAATTGA
- a CDS encoding carbon starvation protein A yields the protein MQASWVAALSLFLFFIGYRYYSKFLAEKIYQLNPDYMTPAHEFKDDVDYVPANKFVLLGHHFTSIAGAAPIVGPAIAVYWGWLPAMLWVVFGTILAAGVHDFGTMVLSVRHKGQSVGTLANKLVGHRAKLLFLFIILILVLMVNAVFAWVISNLFINFPATVLSIFIQIPLAIWIGVRAYRKTGNMVIPSVIVLFVMYFTAIIASYVPVLQIDLIQYFGGAENIVLFGLTGIEMAFFVWITVLMIYVYFASTLPVWKLLQPRDLINAYQLVLGLGILYLGLFISNPEITAPTTNVEATDVSWFPLLFITIACGAISGFHGLVSSGTTAKQLDKETDARFVGYLGAIGEGSLALITIVAVVTYFNTSGEFMDVYHSFSEAGAVGLNIFVEGAAQLATALLIPLEAAKTIIAVIVISFAATTLDTSVRLMRYILNELGEEYKIKPLTKVHTSTLIAVGASAALVLLPEGPRGLGSGGYLLWPLFGTSNQLLAGISLLLVTIWLKRQGRSIIYTLIPMVFLMIMTLWAMTEQVIFDWSGWGSNDSNMLLFIFGAIILGFTIWIILEAVTLVRKEKGQPDL from the coding sequence ATGCAAGCAAGTTGGGTCGCAGCCTTATCGCTTTTTCTTTTCTTTATTGGATACAGATATTATTCCAAATTCCTGGCTGAAAAGATCTATCAACTCAACCCGGATTATATGACGCCGGCCCATGAGTTCAAGGATGATGTGGATTATGTGCCGGCCAATAAATTCGTTCTGCTGGGACATCATTTCACTTCCATAGCAGGAGCCGCACCTATTGTTGGTCCGGCCATAGCGGTGTACTGGGGATGGCTGCCGGCCATGTTGTGGGTGGTATTCGGAACCATCTTAGCTGCCGGAGTTCATGACTTTGGAACGATGGTTTTATCAGTCCGACATAAAGGCCAGTCGGTAGGAACGCTCGCAAATAAATTAGTAGGCCATAGGGCCAAGCTGCTTTTCCTGTTTATCATTTTGATTCTCGTTTTAATGGTGAACGCGGTTTTTGCGTGGGTGATTTCCAATCTCTTTATCAATTTCCCGGCAACGGTTCTTTCCATTTTTATTCAAATTCCTTTAGCTATCTGGATCGGTGTTCGGGCATATAGAAAGACGGGAAATATGGTGATTCCATCCGTGATTGTTCTTTTTGTGATGTACTTCACGGCCATTATCGCCAGTTATGTTCCGGTTCTGCAAATTGACCTGATACAGTATTTTGGGGGGGCTGAAAATATTGTCCTTTTTGGGCTGACAGGAATCGAGATGGCATTCTTTGTGTGGATCACGGTTTTAATGATCTATGTGTATTTTGCTTCTACTCTTCCCGTTTGGAAATTGCTTCAACCCAGAGATTTGATCAATGCATATCAGTTAGTGCTGGGTTTGGGAATTTTATACCTGGGATTGTTTATCAGTAATCCGGAGATCACCGCCCCAACCACCAATGTGGAAGCCACGGATGTAAGCTGGTTTCCGCTGCTTTTCATTACCATTGCATGTGGAGCTATTTCAGGGTTCCATGGACTGGTTTCTTCCGGAACCACCGCAAAACAGCTGGATAAAGAAACTGATGCCCGTTTTGTGGGATATTTGGGAGCGATCGGTGAAGGTTCTCTCGCTTTAATCACCATTGTGGCAGTTGTAACCTATTTCAACACCTCAGGGGAATTCATGGATGTATATCATTCCTTTTCTGAGGCGGGGGCCGTGGGATTAAATATTTTTGTGGAAGGAGCGGCTCAGCTCGCAACGGCATTACTCATTCCGCTGGAAGCCGCTAAAACCATCATTGCAGTCATTGTGATCAGCTTTGCTGCAACTACCCTTGATACTTCCGTTCGACTGATGCGCTATATCCTCAACGAACTTGGGGAAGAATATAAAATCAAGCCCCTCACGAAGGTACATACGTCTACTTTGATCGCGGTGGGAGCGAGTGCGGCCTTGGTTTTACTTCCCGAAGGCCCGCGCGGATTAGGCTCCGGCGGATATTTATTATGGCCGTTGTTTGGAACATCCAATCAGTTACTTGCTGGAATCAGTTTGTTACTGGTTACCATCTGGCTGAAGCGACAAGGCCGTTCTATTATTTATACGTTAATTCCGATGGTCTTTTTAATGATCATGACACTCTGGGCTATGACCGAACAAGTGATCTTTGATTGGTCGGGATGGGGAAGCAATGATTCCAACATGCTGCTTTTTATTTTTGGTGCCATCATCCTCGGGTTCACCATTTGGATTATTTTAGAAGCCGTGACGTTGGTACGCAAAGAAAAGGGTCAGCCCGATTTATAG
- a CDS encoding YfiT family bacillithiol transferase — MNKQFPIGKLTFSEDYSSDQLEQWLDDIALLPERIRNEIDGCSDDVLLSSYREGGWTVRQVISHLLDSHSNAIMRLKLALTEDNPTIRPYDQDGWVDIEFQFEIPLELTLDMLENTHEKMVRIYQSLDDEQWKRTYINPEAGSFSLAKSAALYAWHSNHHLAHIRLVTQSQK, encoded by the coding sequence ATGAATAAACAATTTCCTATAGGCAAACTTACTTTTTCAGAAGATTACAGTTCAGATCAACTTGAGCAATGGCTGGATGATATTGCACTATTACCTGAACGTATCCGAAATGAAATTGACGGTTGCTCAGATGATGTATTGCTTTCTTCCTATCGTGAGGGAGGCTGGACCGTAAGACAGGTAATTAGTCATTTATTGGATAGTCATTCCAATGCCATTATGCGCTTAAAGTTGGCTTTAACTGAAGATAATCCCACCATTCGACCTTATGACCAGGATGGCTGGGTAGATATAGAATTCCAGTTTGAAATTCCCCTGGAGCTCACGCTTGATATGCTGGAAAATACCCATGAAAAAATGGTGCGAATTTATCAAAGTCTGGATGATGAACAATGGAAAAGAACATATATAAATCCGGAAGCAGGAAGTTTCAGTTTAGCAAAATCAGCTGCTTTGTATGCCTGGCACTCCAATCATCATTTAGCACATATTCGGTTAGTAACTCAAAGTCAAAAGTGA
- a CDS encoding DUF2914 domain-containing protein has protein sequence MVKRYQAFVRANQRYLPVIFFMMGFLWDSLTLGRIDRLYDQVILCTYLTSLTLCLYLFNLSGDDKWKGTFFEKYEDYLPLAIQFFLGGLCSAYVIYYSRSVSFSKTISFFIILLVLLFANELLKKRISNKYLQFSAYFFVNFTFFTFFIPMIVNSMNTFLFMLSGTISLGITLALIIFIYNTSPSTQKEISMGKMSGLILGIYLLINVFYFFNLIPPVPLAMESGLVAHNVERNIETDEYFVTYEQNPWYKMWRDNRHEFSYETGSDVYVFTSIFAPSKLSESVLHRWKWFSPHTNQWEVIDEIGFEITGGREGGFRGYTVKNKMMEGEWKVDVITNDGLVLGIINFEIDSTSTAEPKRLGTRVF, from the coding sequence ATGGTTAAACGATATCAGGCTTTTGTGAGGGCGAATCAGCGGTACCTGCCGGTGATATTTTTTATGATGGGTTTTTTGTGGGATTCACTCACCCTGGGCCGGATCGATCGTCTGTATGATCAGGTTATTTTATGCACCTATCTTACCTCACTGACACTATGCTTATACCTGTTCAATCTCTCCGGGGATGATAAATGGAAGGGAACCTTTTTTGAGAAATATGAAGATTATCTGCCTTTAGCCATTCAGTTTTTTCTGGGGGGATTGTGCAGTGCGTATGTCATCTATTATTCGCGGAGTGTTTCCTTTTCCAAAACCATCAGCTTTTTCATAATCCTGTTAGTATTACTGTTTGCCAATGAACTGCTCAAAAAACGGATTTCCAATAAATATCTGCAGTTCAGTGCTTATTTTTTTGTGAATTTTACCTTCTTCACATTCTTTATTCCAATGATTGTAAATAGCATGAATACTTTTCTTTTTATGCTTTCAGGAACCATAAGTTTGGGAATTACACTGGCCCTCATCATTTTTATCTACAACACAAGTCCTTCTACTCAAAAGGAAATCAGCATGGGCAAAATGTCCGGTTTGATACTTGGGATTTACCTGCTTATCAATGTCTTCTATTTCTTCAATTTGATTCCACCCGTTCCCCTGGCGATGGAATCAGGACTGGTAGCTCATAATGTTGAACGTAATATTGAAACGGATGAATACTTTGTGACCTATGAGCAAAACCCCTGGTATAAAATGTGGAGAGATAACCGGCATGAATTCTCATACGAGACGGGTTCTGATGTATATGTTTTCACAAGTATTTTTGCTCCTTCAAAACTTAGTGAATCGGTATTACATCGATGGAAATGGTTTAGTCCGCATACCAATCAATGGGAAGTAATCGATGAAATTGGATTCGAAATAACCGGTGGCCGGGAAGGTGGATTCCGTGGTTATACCGTCAAAAACAAAATGATGGAGGGAGAGTGGAAAGTTGATGTGATCACAAATGACGGGCTGGTTTTAGGGATCATCAACTTTGAAATAGACTCAACTTCAACAGCTGAGCCCAAGCGATTGGGAACCCGGGTTTTTTGA
- a CDS encoding NAD-binding protein translates to MKFFTSQISYFISNRNTKTNIKRLIRFVLILFAMIIVYGVLFHEIMEYEGQKHSWVTGFYWTLTTMTTLGFGDITFTSDLGRIFSVFVLISGVISLLIMLPFTFIEFFYAPWMEAQHRARAPRELPKGTKDHIIITSFDAVTKALIQKLDQYGHEYVLLVNELEQALELYDQGYRVMLGEPDDPEAYLKMYVKKAALVFTGGTDMFNSNVAHTIREFSDDVKIISTANSYDSIDLLKLAGSDHVLHMGNILGRALSRRTLGQDARVHTVGRFGKLVIAEATTYATPLVGKTLKESRIREDLGINVVGVWERGNFKSAHPGVEIHNHSVLVLAGTVEQLRKYDELFGIYGVSDEPVVIIGAGRVGRATALHLKRRNIKYKIIDKNPDRIKDSAHFVFGDAADLDTLKKAGIEEAPNVIITTNQDDVNIYLTIYCRSLRPNIHIVARSTLERNVNTLHRAGADFVMSYASMGANAIFNIFEENDIVMIAQGLNVFSLDTPNKLVGKSLIQSDLRNKTGCNVIAYQVDGEQDINPDPNKPIPENSEIILIGQSEDEQRFIDFYKSG, encoded by the coding sequence ATGAAATTTTTTACTTCACAGATTAGCTACTTCATTTCTAACCGGAATACCAAAACAAACATAAAACGGCTTATTCGTTTTGTATTGATTTTGTTCGCCATGATCATTGTCTATGGCGTGCTCTTTCATGAGATCATGGAGTATGAAGGGCAAAAGCATTCCTGGGTCACCGGTTTTTACTGGACCCTAACCACTATGACCACCCTTGGTTTTGGAGACATCACTTTTACTTCCGACCTCGGGCGCATTTTTTCTGTGTTTGTGTTGATTTCAGGCGTTATTTCCCTGCTAATCATGCTTCCCTTTACCTTTATTGAATTTTTCTACGCTCCCTGGATGGAAGCTCAGCACCGGGCTCGTGCACCCCGGGAACTTCCAAAAGGAACCAAAGACCATATTATCATCACTAGTTTTGATGCTGTTACAAAAGCTTTAATTCAAAAACTTGACCAGTATGGGCATGAATATGTTTTGCTGGTAAATGAGCTTGAACAAGCTCTTGAATTGTATGACCAGGGCTATCGGGTCATGCTTGGGGAACCGGATGATCCGGAAGCCTACCTTAAAATGTATGTTAAAAAAGCAGCACTTGTTTTCACCGGTGGCACCGATATGTTTAATTCTAACGTTGCACATACCATCCGCGAATTTTCCGATGATGTAAAAATTATCTCTACGGCTAACTCTTACGATTCAATAGATCTGCTGAAATTAGCCGGAAGTGACCACGTTCTGCACATGGGTAACATTTTAGGACGGGCCTTATCACGTAGAACACTTGGGCAGGATGCCCGGGTCCATACCGTTGGAAGGTTTGGAAAATTAGTAATTGCAGAGGCAACCACATATGCCACTCCATTAGTTGGTAAAACATTAAAAGAAAGTCGTATTCGTGAAGATCTGGGCATTAATGTTGTTGGGGTTTGGGAAAGAGGAAATTTCAAAAGTGCCCATCCCGGAGTCGAAATTCATAATCATAGCGTTTTGGTACTCGCCGGTACGGTTGAACAACTACGAAAATATGATGAATTGTTTGGGATATACGGCGTAAGCGATGAACCGGTAGTTATTATTGGTGCCGGAAGAGTGGGCCGCGCCACCGCACTTCATTTAAAACGGCGAAATATTAAGTATAAAATCATCGATAAAAATCCGGATCGTATTAAAGATTCTGCTCATTTTGTGTTTGGTGATGCCGCCGACCTTGATACCCTTAAAAAAGCCGGGATTGAGGAAGCCCCCAACGTCATTATCACTACAAATCAGGATGATGTAAATATTTATCTCACTATTTATTGTCGCAGCCTAAGGCCAAACATTCATATTGTTGCCCGCTCTACTTTAGAGCGAAATGTAAATACTCTTCATCGGGCAGGGGCCGATTTTGTGATGAGCTATGCTTCCATGGGTGCCAATGCCATCTTCAACATTTTTGAGGAAAATGATATTGTGATGATTGCACAGGGGCTTAATGTATTTAGTTTAGATACTCCCAATAAACTTGTGGGCAAATCATTAATTCAATCTGATCTCCGAAACAAAACCGGATGTAATGTAATTGCTTATCAGGTTGACGGAGAACAGGATATCAACCCGGACCCCAACAAGCCGATCCCTGAAAACAGTGAGATCATCTTAATTGGCCAGTCTGAAGATGAACAACGATTCATTGATTTCTATAAATCGGGCTGA
- the purM gene encoding phosphoribosylformylglycinamidine cyclo-ligase — translation MSDKKQFTYKDSGVDIKAGEEMVESIKGVVKDTHGPEVLHNIGGFGGFFKPDLGSYKKPVFISSVDGVGTKLIVAFKAGKYDTVGQDLVNHCVNDIAVCGAKPLFFLDYFSTGKLEQHVGVDVVKGFAKACKENGVALIGGETAEMPDIYDAGEFDLAGTIVGIVDEDKVINGADIQKGDVLLGFKSSGLHTNGYSLARKVLFSKYKVENYVEELGSTVGDELLKVHRSYLSLITELKELPGVNGFSHITGGGIVGNTKRILPEGMKLDIDWEAWERPPVYKMIKEIGNVPEEDMQATFNLGIGLIAVVSESKADAVKKKAEELGEEVFEVGSVI, via the coding sequence ATGAGTGACAAGAAGCAATTTACATACAAAGATTCCGGTGTAGATATCAAAGCCGGGGAAGAAATGGTGGAATCTATCAAAGGAGTGGTGAAGGATACCCACGGACCGGAAGTACTACATAACATTGGAGGGTTTGGAGGATTTTTTAAACCTGATCTCGGCTCCTATAAAAAACCCGTTTTCATAAGTTCGGTGGATGGGGTTGGTACTAAATTGATTGTGGCTTTTAAAGCCGGAAAGTATGATACCGTTGGTCAGGATCTGGTAAATCACTGTGTGAATGACATTGCTGTATGTGGAGCCAAACCACTGTTCTTCCTCGATTATTTCTCAACCGGAAAGCTGGAACAGCATGTTGGGGTAGATGTGGTAAAAGGATTTGCCAAAGCCTGTAAAGAAAATGGAGTAGCGCTGATCGGGGGAGAAACTGCCGAAATGCCGGATATTTATGATGCCGGTGAATTTGACCTGGCCGGAACCATCGTTGGAATTGTGGATGAAGATAAAGTGATCAATGGAGCTGATATTCAAAAAGGAGATGTTCTGCTGGGATTCAAAAGTTCGGGATTGCATACCAATGGATATTCTTTGGCCCGGAAAGTCCTCTTCAGTAAATACAAGGTCGAAAATTATGTGGAGGAACTGGGCAGTACGGTTGGGGATGAATTACTGAAAGTGCACCGTTCGTATTTATCGCTTATCACTGAATTAAAAGAATTGCCCGGCGTAAACGGATTTTCTCACATAACCGGAGGTGGCATTGTGGGTAACACCAAACGGATTCTCCCCGAAGGAATGAAACTGGATATTGACTGGGAGGCCTGGGAACGTCCACCTGTATATAAAATGATTAAGGAAATCGGTAACGTCCCCGAAGAGGATATGCAAGCGACTTTCAATTTAGGAATTGGATTGATCGCTGTGGTTTCTGAAAGTAAAGCGGATGCGGTTAAGAAAAAGGCTGAGGAGTTGGGGGAAGAGGTTTTTGAGGTTGGTTCTGTAATTTGA